A single genomic interval of Gossypium raimondii isolate GPD5lz chromosome 11, ASM2569854v1, whole genome shotgun sequence harbors:
- the LOC105804526 gene encoding wall-associated receptor kinase-like 20: MVSITFQANPVFVYVFFLLFLGSHYCFSQKTCPRCGSMVVPYPLSTHPSCGDPSYSLRCDSQTHKLYFDALNGSSYPVIRIMASVYRMVVQPSPWLTGKCVTQDMGVSEGIWLNQTLPFNITSSNTIFLLNCSPRLLMSPLNCTPTSLCHHYLESSGHVEAKRALQCAEGVNPCCTFVAGGMPSAYKIRLHSSGCKAFRSILHLDPEKAAYEWEEGLEIEWRPPLEPVCKSQLDCFGASNCSPTSSNGLSRCLCNKGYKWDTVVGSCLRKKKKSRVSLKVSIGVISFFTLAMAIVAITSRKRWRNYNQAKLMKAREDMLKSSNGGKPAKIFRLKEVKKMTNDFSRNRFLGSGGFGEVYKGELPNGDIVAVKSAKVGNIKSTQQVLNEVGILSQVNHKNLVRLLGCCVEAEQPLMIYEYISNGTLSDHLHGKYSTFLDWKTRLKIALQTAEALAYLHSAAYTPIYHRDVKSANILLDYEFNAKVSDFGLSRLASPGLSHVSTCAQGTLGYMDPEYYRNYQLTDKSDVYSYGVVLLELLTSQRAIDFSRDQDDVNLAIYVNQRATNGAIMEVVDQQLLKDPSADMLKSFKLFSDLAFACLREKKSGRPAMKDVVQELHCIIQIIDQENVSKELSQEII, from the coding sequence ATGGTCTCCATTACGTTTCAGGCAAACCCAGTCTTCGTctatgttttctttcttctgttTCTTGGTAGCCATTACTGTTTTTCCCAAAAAACTTGTCCAAGATGTGGTTCAATGGTGGTCCCTTACCCCCTTAGCACCCATCCTAGTTGTGGTGACCCTAGCTATTCTCTTCGTTGTGATTCTCAGACTCATAAGCTTTACTTTGATGCCTTAAATGGAAGTTCGTACCCTGTTATTAGAATCATGGCTTCAGTTTACCGCATGGTGGTTCAACCATCGCCATGGTTGACTGGTAAGTGTGTGACTCAAGATATGGGTGTAAGTGAAGGCATATGGTTAAACCAAACACTCCCTTTTAACATCACTTCTTCAAATACTATCTTTCTCCTTAACTGTTCCCCACGCCTTTTGATGTCTCCTCTAAATTGCACTCCCACTAGTCTTTGTCACCATTATTTGGAGAGCTCTGGACATGTTGAAGCCAAACGAGCATTGCAGTGTGCTGAGGGGGTCAATCCATGTTGCACCTTCGTAGCCGGAGGGATGCCGTCAGCATACAAAATACGGCTTCACAGTTCGGGTTGTAAAGCTTTTAGAAGCATCCTTCATTTGGATCCAGAAAAGGCTGCTTATGAATGGGAAGAAGGGTTGGAAATTGAATGGAGGCCTCCCCTTGAGCCTGTTTGTAAAAGCCAACTTGATTGCTTTGGGGCTTCAAATTGCTCACCTACTAGTTCAAATGGCCTCTCTCGTTGCCTTTGCAATAAGGGATACAAATGGGACACTGTCGTTGGGTCTTGcttgagaaagaagaaaaaaagtagaGTCAGCTTAAAGGTGTCCATTGGAGTGATCTCCTTTTTCACTCTAGCTATGGCGATTGTTGCAATTACTTCAAGGAAACGATGGAGAAATTATAACCAGGCAAAGCTCATGAAGGCGAGGGAAGACATGTTGAAGTCAAGCAATGGAGGGAAACCAGCTAAGATATTCCGTTTGAAGGAGgtgaaaaagatgacaaatgaTTTCTCTAGAAACAGGTTCTTAGGGAGTGGTGGGTTTGGGGAGGTCTACAAAGGCGAGCTTCCAAATGGGGATATTGTGGCAGTCAAGTCGGCCAAAGTTGGGAACATTAAGAGCACCCAACAAGTTCTGAATGAAGTTGGGATTCTCTCACAAGTCAACCATAAGAACCTGGTTAGACTCCTAGGTTGTTGCGTGGAGGCTGAGCAACCATTGATGATCTATGAGTATATCTCAAATGGGACCCTAAGTGATCATTTGCACGGAAAGTACTCCACCTTTTTAGACTGGAAAACAAGGCTGAAAATCGCTTTGCAAACGGCTGAAGCGTTGGCTTACCTACATTCTGCAGCATACACCCCTATTTACCATAGGGATGTTAAGTCAGCAAACATACTTTTAGACTATGAATTCAATGCAAAAGTTTCGGATTTCGGGTTATCCAGGTTGGCTAGCCCGGGTTTGAGCCATGTCTCAACATGTGCTCAAGGAACCCTTGGGTACATGGACCCCGAATACTATAGGAACTACCAGTTGACTGATAAAAGTGATGTTTATAGCTATGGAGTGGTGTTGCTTGAGTTACTGACTTCCCAAAGGGCCATTGATTTCTCAAGAGATCAAGATGATGTTAATTTAGCTATTTATGTTAATCAACGGGCCACCAATGGTGCGATCATGGAAGTTGTGGATCAACAGCTACTTAAGGATCCCTCAGCTGATATGTTGAAGAGTTTTAAACTTTTCTCAGACCTTGCATTTGCATGTTTAAGGGAGAAGAAATCAGGTAGACCCGCCATGAAAGATGTTGTCCAAGAACTCCATTGCATCATTCagattatagatcaagaaaatgTTTCTAAAGAACTTAGCCAGGAGATTATATAA